The following coding sequences lie in one Myxococcus xanthus genomic window:
- the polA gene encoding DNA polymerase I, which yields MVDTSPSRSAPTLVLIDASGFIFRAYHAIPPLTTSKGVQTNAVLGFTRMVLKALRELKPTHVALAFDKESRTERQKIDPTYKANREGPPEDLVPQFALIRRVVEAINVPVLEVAGWEADDVIGTLAVKAKQEGFCVQVVTGDKDFVQIVDDDVRLYDPMKDVHTLPADVKVRLGIEPGQMRDYLALIGDAVDNVPKVPGIGPKTATELIQQFGDVETLLSRLDEVKKPKIRENIASHRESLLRAKVLVTFKTDLSLDVRMADLARRPVDAQRSRELFTELEFFALLKELPQQDGVAGAPEEVKEKPAPLAVTPRLVGADAELAQLAGAVREAGAVTLIPAYEGSPFGAKLVGLGAALPDGQTAYVPLRHAQLGVTQVRPEAFTAAFREVLEDAAVKKGGHDLKALSLVLANDGITLHGAHDDVELLSYLLNPSRREHALVDLSRERLNTELPPLPPAAEGKRGKKDRALADHTVEEVATDFAIRAEAARRLAPELWKELEAAKLAALARDMELPLLPLLAQMERRGVLLDTAELSRTSVKVDAAVEAQVKEVYRHAGREFNIGSNPQLVEVLFTELKLPIIKRGKTGPSADQEVLEKLSEEHPLPGAIIEYRSLSKLKSTYLDTLPTLVAADGRIHTTYHQAATATGRLSSTDPNLQNIPVRTDLGREIRRAFVAAEGHQLVSADYSQVELRLLAHIADDPVLIEAFLHDEDIHTRTAAEVFGVAKEQVDREQRRVAKMVNFGIAYGLSPHGLAARLGIAQDVARDIIARYFTRYAGIRRYLEETVDRARKTGYVETLYGRRRYMADLNSKNRGVAQAAERAAINMPIQGTAADLIKKAMLAVDEALTAQKLRTRMLLQVHDELLFEAPDAEVEQVKALAVKAMSSVADLKVPLKVDVGAGRSWADAH from the coding sequence ATGGTCGACACCAGCCCTTCGCGCTCAGCGCCCACCCTGGTCCTCATCGACGCGTCCGGCTTCATCTTCCGCGCCTACCACGCCATCCCTCCGCTCACGACGAGCAAGGGTGTGCAGACCAACGCCGTGCTGGGCTTCACGCGCATGGTGCTCAAGGCCCTGCGTGAGCTGAAGCCCACCCACGTGGCGCTCGCCTTCGACAAGGAGAGCCGCACCGAGCGCCAGAAGATTGATCCAACGTACAAGGCGAACCGCGAGGGGCCCCCGGAGGACCTGGTTCCCCAGTTCGCCCTCATCCGCCGCGTGGTGGAAGCCATCAACGTGCCCGTGCTGGAGGTGGCCGGCTGGGAAGCCGACGACGTCATCGGCACGCTGGCCGTGAAGGCGAAGCAGGAGGGCTTCTGCGTCCAGGTCGTCACCGGCGACAAGGACTTCGTGCAGATTGTCGACGACGACGTGCGCCTGTACGACCCGATGAAGGACGTGCACACGCTGCCCGCGGACGTGAAGGTGCGGCTGGGCATCGAGCCAGGGCAGATGCGGGACTATCTGGCCCTCATTGGCGACGCGGTGGACAACGTCCCCAAGGTGCCGGGCATCGGCCCGAAGACGGCCACCGAGCTCATCCAGCAGTTCGGTGACGTGGAGACGCTGCTCTCGCGCCTGGATGAGGTGAAGAAGCCGAAGATCCGGGAGAACATCGCCTCGCACCGCGAGAGCCTCCTGCGCGCCAAGGTGCTCGTCACCTTCAAGACGGACCTGTCGCTGGACGTGCGCATGGCGGACCTGGCCCGCCGGCCGGTGGACGCGCAGCGCTCGCGCGAGCTGTTCACCGAGCTGGAGTTCTTCGCCCTCCTCAAGGAACTGCCCCAGCAGGACGGTGTCGCCGGGGCGCCCGAGGAGGTGAAGGAGAAGCCCGCGCCGCTGGCGGTGACGCCGCGGCTGGTGGGCGCGGACGCGGAACTCGCCCAGCTGGCTGGCGCCGTGCGCGAGGCGGGCGCCGTCACCCTGATTCCCGCCTACGAGGGCTCGCCTTTCGGCGCGAAGCTGGTGGGCCTGGGCGCGGCGCTGCCGGACGGGCAGACGGCGTATGTGCCGCTGCGGCACGCGCAGCTCGGCGTCACCCAGGTGCGGCCGGAGGCCTTCACCGCGGCCTTCCGCGAGGTGCTGGAGGACGCGGCGGTGAAGAAGGGCGGGCATGACCTCAAGGCGCTCAGCCTGGTGCTGGCCAACGACGGCATCACCCTTCACGGCGCGCACGACGACGTGGAGCTGCTCAGCTACCTGCTCAACCCGTCCCGCCGCGAGCACGCCCTGGTGGACCTGTCGCGCGAGCGGCTGAACACGGAGCTTCCACCCCTGCCTCCCGCCGCGGAGGGCAAGCGCGGGAAGAAGGACCGCGCGCTGGCGGACCACACGGTGGAGGAGGTGGCCACCGACTTCGCCATCCGCGCCGAGGCCGCGCGCCGGCTGGCGCCCGAGCTGTGGAAGGAGCTGGAGGCGGCGAAGCTGGCGGCGCTGGCTCGCGACATGGAGCTGCCGCTGTTGCCGCTGCTGGCGCAGATGGAGCGCCGGGGCGTGCTGCTGGACACCGCCGAGCTGTCGCGCACCTCGGTGAAGGTGGACGCCGCCGTCGAGGCGCAGGTGAAGGAGGTCTACCGGCACGCGGGCCGCGAGTTCAACATCGGCTCCAATCCGCAGCTGGTGGAGGTGCTCTTCACGGAGCTGAAGCTGCCCATCATCAAGCGGGGCAAGACGGGCCCGTCCGCGGACCAGGAGGTGCTGGAGAAGCTGTCCGAGGAGCACCCGCTGCCGGGCGCCATCATCGAGTACCGCAGCCTGTCCAAGCTGAAGAGCACCTACCTGGACACGTTGCCTACGCTGGTGGCCGCCGACGGGCGCATTCACACCACCTACCACCAGGCGGCCACCGCCACCGGGCGCCTGTCCTCCACCGACCCGAACCTCCAGAACATCCCCGTCCGCACCGACCTGGGCCGGGAGATTCGCCGCGCCTTCGTGGCCGCGGAAGGGCACCAGCTGGTGAGCGCGGACTACAGCCAGGTGGAGCTGCGGCTGCTGGCGCACATCGCGGACGACCCCGTGCTCATCGAGGCCTTCCTCCATGACGAGGACATCCACACCCGCACCGCGGCCGAGGTGTTCGGCGTGGCCAAGGAGCAGGTGGACCGCGAGCAGCGCCGCGTCGCGAAGATGGTGAACTTCGGCATCGCCTACGGCCTGTCACCGCACGGCCTGGCGGCGCGGCTGGGCATTGCCCAGGACGTGGCCCGCGACATCATCGCGCGCTACTTCACGCGCTACGCCGGCATCCGGCGCTACCTGGAGGAGACAGTCGATAGGGCGCGCAAGACGGGCTACGTGGAGACGCTCTACGGCCGCCGCCGCTACATGGCGGACCTGAACTCCAAGAACCGCGGCGTGGCCCAGGCCGCCGAGCGCGCCGCCATCAACATGCCCATCCAGGGCACCGCCGCGGACCTCATCAAGAAGGCCATGCTGGCGGTGGACGAGGCGTTGACGGCCCAGAAGCTGCGCACACGGATGCTGCTGCAGGTCCACGACGAACTCCTCTTCGAGGCGCCAGACGCGGAAGTGGAGCAGGTGAAGGCGCTGGCGGTGAAGGCCATGTCCTCGGTGGCCGACCTGAAGGTGCCGCTCAAGGTGGACGTGGGCGCGGGGCGCAGTTGGGCGGACGCGCACTGA